The following coding sequences are from one uncultured Desulfobacter sp. window:
- the recD gene encoding exodeoxyribonuclease V subunit alpha yields MCDLSFNDLNVLHESGILSHMDYYFSSTMANIFKRSGPLEALSAALTCRALSHGSICLDLAGVAGTALTTPEGKALVRLPGLDRWRNLLEHSDMVGRPVSHGAEKEDNGTFRADKYPLVLDRGNNLYLSRYYDFQCRLSGNIRARIQRPIPGPDDDFLNHRLSSYFDGQDHTRTLGQQQAVRKALCSGFVMVSGGPGTGKTYITDIIQTLLVAWAKENYLPVPRVMCLAPTGKAAARLKNGMTIHSALQPVKNATGFRHNAANPLAADLVIVDEASMIDMALMTRLFEAIAPDARIVMLGDMNQLSPVQAGAVFFDLCHADLLSDSRVFLTVNFRSGGRTGIETLAAAVNASDADAVADILGGNHPDLEFVDTAEDTDYQARLESCIQQGYKPLWDARSPGQAMAAVDHFRVLCAHNRGHSGTLQINHLCEKMLRSKEKDGIKRPIFNMLLMVRRNDYKRLLFNGDTCVVVEENGGATAWFDAKPSGIRHFRLSDLPECDPGFAVTIHKSQGSEFDTVLILIPEKTSPVVTRQLLYTGITRSRNKVIIFGSMPMIRQAVKTSPEPRSNLRAELDGT; encoded by the coding sequence ATGTGTGATCTCTCTTTCAATGATCTTAATGTCCTCCATGAATCGGGGATTTTGTCCCACATGGACTACTATTTCTCTTCAACCATGGCCAATATTTTTAAACGTTCAGGGCCATTGGAAGCCCTTTCCGCCGCGTTGACCTGCCGGGCCCTGTCCCATGGCTCCATATGCCTGGATCTTGCGGGTGTGGCCGGGACCGCTTTGACAACCCCCGAAGGCAAAGCGCTTGTCCGGCTTCCCGGCCTGGACCGCTGGCGCAACCTCCTCGAACATTCTGACATGGTGGGGAGGCCGGTGTCTCATGGTGCAGAAAAAGAAGATAATGGAACGTTCCGGGCAGATAAATATCCTTTGGTCCTAGATCGTGGCAACAATCTTTATCTGTCCAGGTACTATGATTTTCAATGCCGGCTCTCTGGTAATATCAGGGCACGGATTCAAAGACCGATTCCCGGCCCTGATGATGACTTTTTAAATCACAGGCTGTCGTCTTATTTTGACGGTCAGGATCACACCAGGACTTTGGGGCAGCAGCAGGCTGTTAGAAAAGCACTTTGTTCGGGCTTTGTCATGGTGTCCGGGGGGCCGGGTACCGGTAAAACTTATATTACGGATATCATACAGACACTTTTGGTCGCCTGGGCCAAGGAAAATTACCTGCCGGTTCCCCGGGTGATGTGTCTGGCGCCTACGGGCAAGGCCGCAGCCAGATTGAAAAACGGGATGACCATTCACAGCGCACTTCAACCTGTGAAAAACGCAACGGGCTTTCGGCACAATGCCGCCAATCCCCTGGCCGCCGACCTGGTGATTGTGGATGAAGCATCCATGATCGACATGGCGCTTATGACAAGGCTTTTTGAAGCCATTGCTCCCGATGCACGTATTGTGATGCTCGGTGATATGAATCAACTTTCTCCGGTTCAGGCCGGTGCGGTATTCTTTGACTTGTGTCATGCTGACCTGTTGTCCGATTCCCGGGTGTTTTTGACGGTTAATTTCAGATCCGGGGGCAGAACCGGGATTGAAACGCTTGCCGCGGCCGTTAATGCCAGTGATGCGGATGCTGTGGCAGATATTCTTGGGGGCAATCATCCTGATCTTGAATTTGTGGATACCGCCGAAGATACAGACTACCAAGCCCGCCTTGAATCCTGTATTCAGCAAGGCTACAAGCCGCTGTGGGATGCCCGATCCCCTGGGCAGGCAATGGCTGCCGTTGACCATTTTCGTGTGCTGTGTGCCCACAATCGAGGACACAGTGGAACATTACAAATTAATCATCTATGCGAAAAGATGTTACGATCCAAGGAAAAAGATGGTATAAAACGCCCTATTTTTAACATGCTTTTAATGGTTCGGCGCAATGATTACAAGCGGTTGCTGTTTAACGGTGACACCTGTGTGGTCGTTGAAGAGAACGGGGGAGCCACAGCATGGTTTGATGCGAAACCATCAGGAATCCGGCATTTCAGATTATCTGATCTGCCCGAATGTGACCCCGGCTTTGCCGTCACTATCCATAAAAGCCAGGGGTCGGAATTTGACACGGTACTGATTCTTATCCCTGAAAAGACATCACCGGTTGTTACCCGGCAGCTGCTTTATACGGGTATCACGCGGTCCCGGAACAAAGTGATTATTTTCGGCAGCATGCCCATGATCCGGCAGGCGGTCAAAACCTCTCCTGAACCCAGGTCCAACCTACGGGCCGAACTGGATGGGACATAG
- a CDS encoding cytochrome c biogenesis protein ResB, translating into MRQKDSFADQIWMFFASVKLTVYTLVLLAVTSIFGTLILQNANPEAYTRLYGPGLYNMIQVLDLDRMYQAWWYLLLMVVLCVNIVVCSIDRLSATWKIIFPRHISVNPRRFEKAKNRQAFDCHASMEQVAGRAKNVLAGRGGKVIEKNDDTGLILYAEKGRWSRLGVYVVHASVLMLLAGALIGSALGFKANLRLDEGQTADTVFDSHTRLPIKLPFMVRCNDFQVKFYDTGAPDEFKSSLTILENDAESFTQDILVNHPLRYKGINIFQASYGPTTPDEALFEITDSETGAVQTHTIKNGKSVPLPADAGMFIFEGFVPHYDFNGHDLGEAFVGRLDTTNGQNAQIVLPTKFPTFDKMRKGRFTVEVKSWDQAYYTGLQVTKDPGVPFVYTGFLLMIIGCWVTFFVSHQSVCIGLEQSGSGSTRVWVAGRANRNAQGTNLTVKKLVKELKEVSGI; encoded by the coding sequence TTGAGACAAAAAGACAGCTTTGCCGATCAGATCTGGATGTTTTTTGCCTCGGTGAAACTCACTGTTTATACCCTGGTGCTTTTGGCCGTAACTTCCATCTTTGGTACTTTGATTTTGCAGAACGCAAACCCCGAAGCGTATACCAGGCTTTACGGCCCGGGTTTGTACAATATGATCCAGGTACTTGATCTGGACAGGATGTACCAGGCCTGGTGGTATCTCTTACTCATGGTGGTATTATGCGTCAATATTGTTGTCTGCTCCATTGACAGGCTGTCGGCAACCTGGAAAATTATTTTCCCTAGACATATTTCAGTGAACCCCCGGCGGTTTGAAAAGGCTAAAAACAGACAGGCGTTTGACTGTCACGCTTCCATGGAGCAGGTTGCCGGCCGGGCAAAAAATGTGCTTGCCGGTCGGGGCGGCAAGGTGATCGAAAAAAATGATGACACAGGGCTGATTCTGTATGCGGAAAAAGGCCGGTGGTCCCGGCTTGGGGTGTATGTGGTTCACGCCAGTGTGCTGATGCTGCTTGCCGGTGCTCTGATCGGGTCCGCCTTGGGATTTAAGGCAAATTTGCGGCTGGATGAAGGGCAAACCGCAGATACGGTGTTTGACAGCCATACCCGATTGCCCATAAAGTTGCCGTTCATGGTCCGGTGCAATGATTTTCAGGTGAAGTTTTATGATACGGGTGCCCCGGATGAGTTTAAATCCAGTTTGACCATCCTTGAGAACGACGCGGAGAGTTTTACCCAGGATATTCTGGTTAACCATCCGCTAAGGTACAAGGGCATCAATATCTTCCAGGCATCCTATGGGCCTACCACCCCTGACGAGGCCCTGTTTGAAATAACCGACAGTGAAACCGGAGCCGTTCAGACACACACCATAAAAAACGGTAAGAGTGTGCCGCTGCCCGCGGATGCCGGTATGTTTATATTCGAAGGGTTTGTGCCCCATTATGACTTCAACGGTCATGATCTGGGGGAGGCGTTTGTCGGGCGCCTTGATACAACCAACGGCCAAAATGCCCAAATTGTTCTGCCCACCAAGTTTCCCACGTTTGATAAGATGCGCAAGGGCAGGTTCACCGTTGAGGTTAAATCCTGGGACCAGGCCTATTATACCGGACTTCAGGTGACAAAGGATCCGGGCGTCCCCTTTGTATACACCGGTTTTTTGCTTATGATCATCGGTTGCTGGGTTACCTTTTTTGTCTCCCACCAGTCTGTGTGCATTGGCCTTGAACAGTCCGGGTCCGGCAGCACCCGGGTGTGGGTGGCCGGTCGGGCCAACCGCAATGCCCAGGGTACAAATTTGACCGTTAAGAAACTTGTAAAGGAATTAAAGGAAGTATCAGGCATATGA
- the ccsB gene encoding c-type cytochrome biogenesis protein CcsB gives MNSSLLLSAATFIYALASIFYIGSFSFKKPSFARLGFWVIVIGLVANTGGILLRWVESYQMGYGHAPFSNMYESLVFFSWTAAALYVFVECKYKESIIGVFVSPLIFLGIAYASFDPSITSKISPLIPALKSNWLIAHVITCFLGYAGFALAFGFSFMYFIKPQNPGAKRLFAKLPDWDTIDELTYQMIVFGFLFLTIGIITGSVWANSAWGKYWSWDPKETWSLITWFIYAIFLHLRLMRGWYGKNLAVVSIIGFVGVLFTYFGVNYLLSGLHSYG, from the coding sequence ATGAATTCATCCCTGCTTTTATCGGCTGCAACATTTATCTATGCATTGGCATCGATATTTTATATTGGATCTTTTTCTTTTAAAAAACCTAGCTTTGCCCGGCTTGGATTCTGGGTGATTGTGATTGGCCTTGTGGCCAATACCGGCGGTATTCTATTGCGCTGGGTCGAGTCCTACCAAATGGGATACGGGCATGCGCCCTTTTCCAATATGTATGAATCCCTGGTCTTTTTTTCATGGACGGCCGCGGCCCTCTATGTGTTTGTGGAGTGCAAATACAAGGAGAGCATCATCGGGGTGTTTGTCTCCCCTTTGATTTTTCTTGGGATTGCCTATGCCAGTTTTGACCCGTCCATCACGTCAAAAATTTCGCCGTTGATCCCTGCGCTGAAGTCCAACTGGCTCATTGCCCATGTCATCACCTGCTTTCTGGGGTATGCCGGGTTTGCCCTGGCCTTTGGATTCAGCTTTATGTATTTCATCAAACCCCAAAATCCAGGTGCAAAGCGCCTGTTTGCGAAACTGCCCGACTGGGATACTATTGATGAGTTGACCTATCAGATGATTGTCTTCGGGTTTCTTTTCCTGACCATCGGTATTATCACAGGCTCGGTCTGGGCCAATTCCGCCTGGGGTAAGTACTGGTCCTGGGATCCCAAAGAGACCTGGTCGCTGATCACCTGGTTTATTTACGCCATTTTTCTGCATCTTCGCCTGATGCGCGGATGGTACGGAAAAAATCTTGCTGTTGTTTCCATCATCGGATTTGTCGGGGTGCTGTTCACCTATTTCGGCGTGAATTATCTTTTATCCGGGCTTCACAGCTACGGATAG
- the qrcA gene encoding menaquinone reductase multiheme cytochrome c subunit QrcA yields the protein MSELENKANDGPGGGAHHGTDNGPKDDKGLGLGVIFFMGAFLVCFLSGWLLFPKLLYSKKEQPFNFNHSLHVGETGDCETCHYLREDGTFSGIPGLESCMECHTDEPMGDTDDEAVFAEEYVAKGKEVPWLVYSRQPDCVYFSHAAHTVAGGMDCKTCHGHIGESTSSRPYEENRITGYSRDIWGKNIWGIKKNSWDRMKMDDCADCHLEEMGHKGYCFQCHK from the coding sequence ATGAGCGAGTTAGAAAACAAAGCAAACGATGGTCCTGGGGGAGGTGCGCACCACGGCACCGACAACGGTCCAAAAGATGACAAAGGGTTAGGCCTGGGCGTCATCTTTTTTATGGGGGCATTTCTGGTGTGTTTCCTGTCGGGCTGGCTACTGTTTCCAAAATTGCTTTATTCAAAAAAGGAGCAGCCGTTTAATTTCAATCACAGCCTTCACGTCGGAGAGACAGGGGATTGCGAAACCTGCCATTATCTCAGAGAAGACGGTACTTTCTCCGGAATCCCAGGGTTGGAATCCTGTATGGAATGCCATACGGATGAGCCCATGGGCGACACCGATGACGAAGCCGTGTTTGCAGAGGAGTATGTGGCCAAAGGGAAAGAAGTGCCCTGGCTGGTTTATTCCAGACAGCCTGATTGCGTCTATTTTTCCCATGCAGCGCATACCGTTGCAGGCGGCATGGATTGTAAGACCTGCCATGGTCACATTGGAGAGTCCACCTCTTCGCGGCCCTATGAGGAAAATAGAATTACCGGCTACAGCCGTGATATCTGGGGCAAAAATATCTGGGGAATCAAAAAGAATTCCTGGGATCGCATGAAGATGGATGATTGTGCGGACTGCCACCTGGAAGAGATGGGTCACAAGGGCTACTGCTTCCAGTGCCACAAGTAA
- the qrcB gene encoding menaquinone reductase molybdopterin-binding-like subunit QrcB: MKIDRRSFLGLGLGAAAGIALSPVGVKLTDDSSIWTQNWPWTPVPEDGEITYDHSVCSLCPGACGISVRKINGRPVKIEGLDDYPINNGGACLHGIAGLQYLYDPARIKTPLKRNGNKFEKISWDEAIALVAEKLGEIREAGSPESLGLITGADNGSMAKLFDRFMQAFGTPNTYSMPSLESNLALTAEALHSADRSLGFDLDHSDFILSFGAAIVEGWGSPAACIQANASRHERKAKLVQVDYRLSNTAIVADKLIAVKPGTEADFALGLCGVLLAKTQVAKKILLGDVNKLAFAAMLKKEYTLDKVETTTGVKAADIEALAMEFAKAKAPVAVPGKGRGDVGQSLREFAAVQALNVLGGRLNKEGGAFVMWPAGYLSFPENVMDDTAEQGAGKAKLAGSVNELVDTLETDGGLSALFIYNANPCYALNNTEKVKAAMDKVEFKVSFSSFMDETALRSDVILPASIFLERLEDVVSGAGLAKTVVGLCRPMVDPIFDTKHPGDALILLAQAMGDSMAESFAWDSYDACLEEVAEKVWESLSEDGYVLIDDKPPVGTPTTDFTFLASAPKVETPVQEDGLTLVPIDKMRLAGGSMISSPFAVKTVSDKVLLGKYSVVEINPATAGALKDGDVAVLKTAAGTAKVKIGYNEGIMPGVIGMPRGLGRAFNNPYVAGKGANVNDLIGPVIEPGSGLDAAFGIKATLSKA, translated from the coding sequence ATGAAAATTGACAGACGAAGCTTCTTGGGATTGGGACTTGGCGCGGCAGCCGGCATTGCGCTTTCCCCTGTGGGTGTCAAGCTGACAGATGATTCTTCCATCTGGACCCAGAATTGGCCCTGGACCCCTGTCCCCGAAGACGGCGAAATAACCTATGACCATTCCGTGTGCAGCCTGTGCCCAGGTGCCTGCGGCATCAGTGTCAGAAAAATAAACGGACGGCCTGTTAAGATCGAAGGCCTTGACGATTACCCGATTAATAACGGAGGCGCCTGTCTCCATGGTATTGCCGGGCTGCAGTATCTTTATGATCCTGCCAGAATAAAAACCCCCTTGAAGAGAAACGGGAACAAATTTGAAAAGATTTCCTGGGATGAAGCCATTGCACTTGTGGCCGAAAAACTGGGCGAAATCCGTGAAGCCGGATCCCCTGAATCCCTTGGGTTGATCACCGGTGCCGATAACGGCTCCATGGCCAAGCTTTTTGACCGGTTTATGCAAGCCTTCGGTACGCCCAATACCTATTCTATGCCAAGTCTTGAATCTAATCTGGCACTGACGGCTGAGGCACTTCACAGTGCAGATCGCAGCCTTGGATTTGACCTTGATCATTCCGATTTTATTTTGAGTTTCGGCGCGGCAATTGTCGAGGGCTGGGGATCTCCTGCGGCTTGTATCCAGGCCAATGCCTCAAGACATGAACGCAAAGCCAAACTGGTACAGGTTGATTACAGGCTGTCCAATACGGCCATCGTCGCCGATAAGCTCATCGCCGTGAAACCGGGAACCGAAGCGGATTTTGCTTTGGGTCTGTGTGGTGTGCTGCTTGCCAAGACCCAGGTTGCAAAGAAAATCCTTTTGGGGGATGTGAACAAGCTGGCCTTTGCCGCGATGCTGAAAAAAGAGTATACGCTGGACAAAGTGGAAACCACTACCGGCGTTAAGGCGGCGGACATTGAAGCCCTTGCCATGGAGTTTGCCAAGGCCAAAGCCCCTGTGGCCGTTCCCGGAAAGGGCAGGGGAGACGTTGGTCAAAGTCTTCGTGAATTTGCAGCTGTCCAGGCCCTTAATGTATTGGGGGGCCGCCTGAATAAAGAAGGCGGTGCCTTTGTCATGTGGCCGGCAGGCTATTTAAGCTTTCCTGAAAATGTCATGGATGATACCGCTGAACAAGGCGCAGGAAAGGCAAAACTTGCAGGTTCCGTGAATGAACTGGTTGATACGCTTGAAACCGACGGCGGCCTTTCCGCCCTGTTTATTTATAATGCCAATCCCTGCTACGCACTGAACAACACTGAAAAAGTTAAGGCTGCCATGGACAAAGTTGAATTCAAAGTCAGCTTTAGTTCTTTCATGGATGAAACGGCACTTAGATCCGATGTGATCCTGCCGGCGTCCATCTTTCTTGAACGCCTGGAAGATGTTGTGTCCGGTGCCGGACTTGCCAAAACAGTCGTCGGGCTTTGCCGGCCCATGGTTGATCCCATATTTGACACCAAGCACCCGGGCGATGCACTGATTCTGCTGGCCCAGGCCATGGGTGACAGCATGGCGGAAAGTTTTGCCTGGGATTCCTATGATGCCTGTCTTGAAGAGGTTGCCGAAAAAGTTTGGGAGTCCTTGTCCGAGGATGGGTATGTCCTGATTGATGATAAACCGCCGGTGGGAACACCGACAACGGATTTCACCTTCCTTGCGTCGGCGCCCAAGGTTGAGACACCGGTGCAAGAAGACGGTTTAACCCTGGTTCCTATTGACAAGATGCGGCTCGCCGGCGGTTCAATGATCTCTTCTCCCTTTGCTGTAAAAACCGTTTCCGACAAAGTGCTTCTCGGAAAATACAGTGTTGTTGAAATTAATCCGGCCACTGCCGGCGCATTGAAAGACGGTGATGTTGCCGTTCTTAAAACCGCCGCAGGTACGGCAAAGGTGAAAATCGGCTATAACGAAGGTATCATGCCCGGCGTGATCGGTATGCCAAGGGGGCTTGGACGTGCCTTCAATAATCCTTACGTGGCCGGTAAAGGTGCCAATGTCAATGATCTGATCGGCCCGGTCATCGAGCCTGGTTCAGGACTGGATGCTGCCTTTGGAATTAAAGC